CTGACCATCCGCTGACGCTGCCGCTGCGCGAAGAGGCCCGGGTGCATCCCGGGCCTCTTCGCGCTTGGCAGGTCAGCCGACGATCGTCATGGCCTCCGTGCGCGGTGCCCGCGGCGCGATCTGCTTGCGCAGCGGCCCGATCGCGAAGATGACCAGCAGCATCATGCCGAACTCGATCCAGGGGCGGGACTCCGCGAGCCCCTGCACGAACAGCGCGACCCACAGCAGCAGCGGGATGGCGTTGAGCGCGCGCTGGCCGACCGGGGCGCGATAGAGCGTGCCGAGGCTGTTCGCCACCGCGCGGTACTGCACCGCGCCCCACACCAGCACGCCCACGATGCCCAGCTGCATGAAGACATCGAGCCAGACGTTGTGGGCCTGCAGGTAGACCATGCCGTGCATCTCGCCGAGCGAGTCGAAGGGCGGCACCCATGGCAGCCAGTAACCGAGATAGCCGACGCCCACCACGGGGCTGGTGAGGCCGAGGTCGATGACCCGACCCCAGATGTCGAAGCGGCCGGTCATGTCTGCATCGCGGCCGAGGAAGTCGGTCACGAGCGCCCAGTTCGCGACCAGCAGCCCGATGCAGAGGAGGCCGACGGCGACCGCGATGCCGAAGATCCGATAGAAGATCGCGCCGCGCCAGCGCACCCAGCAGACCACCAGCAGCGTCAGCACGGCGACCATCGCGGTCGCGAAGAGCACCGTGGCGCTGCGTGTGACGACGTGGGCGAGCACCGGCAGCGCGACCCAGATGGGCCACCAGCGGTCAAGGCCGGCAGCGGCGCGGCAGCCGGCGATCACGAGCGCGATGAGCGCCACCATGCCCAGCAGGTTCGCGTTGCCCATGATGCCCTGCACCCTGCCGCCCTCGAACAGCAGCCCGCTCGACCAGTGCAGCTCGCCGCTGGCGTCCGGCGGGTAGTCGGACCAGAGCGGGAAGAGCGGATGCCGCAGCACGAGGGCCACGAGGGACTCGAACAGGAAGGATGCGATGAGCAGGCCCTGCAGGGTCCAGTGCGTGACGTCGAGGATCACCCGGTAGGGCAGCGACGCGATGAGCAGCGCGCTGGCGATGGTGCCGATCAGGATGAAGGAGCCGACGAGCGACCAGGCCGGCGAGATCGCCCAGATGGCCGAGACGAGCGCCATCGCGGCGAAGGCGACCACCGGCACCGGCATCCGCAGCAGCCGCACGCGCAGCAGCACCAGCTCGATCCCGACCCACAGGAAGGTGGCGACCGCCATGGCTGCCCATGCGGGGTAGCCGATGACATTGCGCACGGCGTCGCCGCAGGCGGCGTTGGCGACGATCCACGTCGCGAGGAACGTCCTCCTGCTCTGCCCTGGCACCGCACCATCGTGCCACGCCGCGGCCGTGAGCGAACCGGTCGCTCGCCCAGCGGCATCGCCGCGACGGTGTGCGAGGATTGCTCGCCCTCACCGTTCATCGAACCGGAGCCACATGCGCGTCGTCGTCCTCGTGCCGACCTACAACGAGCTCGAGGCGCTGCCGGTGACGATGGACCACCTGCTGCAGGCGGCACCGGAGGTCGAGGTGCTCGTCGTCGACGACAGCAGTCCAGACGGCACGGGCGAGCTCGCCGACCGCATGGCTGCGGCCGATCCGCGCGTCGACGTGCTGCACCGCAGCGCGAAGGAAGGACTCGGCGCCGCATACCTCCACGGCATGCGCGTCGCGCTGGAGCGGGGGGCGGATGTCGTGGTCGAGTTCGACGCCGATGGCTCGCACCCCGCAGAGGCCGTGCCGCGCATGCTCGCTGCGCTGCGCAGGGCGGACGGCAGCGGCGCCGACCTCGTGATCGGCTCGCGCTGGGTGCCGGG
The window above is part of the Agrococcus sp. ARC_14 genome. Proteins encoded here:
- a CDS encoding O-antigen ligase family protein, which produces MPGQSRRTFLATWIVANAACGDAVRNVIGYPAWAAMAVATFLWVGIELVLLRVRLLRMPVPVVAFAAMALVSAIWAISPAWSLVGSFILIGTIASALLIASLPYRVILDVTHWTLQGLLIASFLFESLVALVLRHPLFPLWSDYPPDASGELHWSSGLLFEGGRVQGIMGNANLLGMVALIALVIAGCRAAAGLDRWWPIWVALPVLAHVVTRSATVLFATAMVAVLTLLVVCWVRWRGAIFYRIFGIAVAVGLLCIGLLVANWALVTDFLGRDADMTGRFDIWGRVIDLGLTSPVVGVGYLGYWLPWVPPFDSLGEMHGMVYLQAHNVWLDVFMQLGIVGVLVWGAVQYRAVANSLGTLYRAPVGQRALNAIPLLLWVALFVQGLAESRPWIEFGMMLLVIFAIGPLRKQIAPRAPRTEAMTIVG
- a CDS encoding polyprenol monophosphomannose synthase yields the protein MRVVVLVPTYNELEALPVTMDHLLQAAPEVEVLVVDDSSPDGTGELADRMAAADPRVDVLHRSAKEGLGAAYLHGMRVALERGADVVVEFDADGSHPAEAVPRMLAALRRADGSGADLVIGSRWVPGGGIVDWPWHRQAISRLGNLYARVLLGSPVQDMTAGCRAYTAELLRRIPLDQVRSQGYCFQIDMTRRAHEVGATVAEVPILFRERELGSSKMTPGIVREALTSVTGWAVGRALRATRDLTRRSVL